A window from Engraulis encrasicolus isolate BLACKSEA-1 chromosome 13, IST_EnEncr_1.0, whole genome shotgun sequence encodes these proteins:
- the ing1 gene encoding inhibitor of growth protein 1, which yields MLNPANGDPVHVVTRYVEEYLDLVESLPLDLQRCVSVMREIDAKYQEILRELDEAYEKHRQENDPAQRRRLLHTIQRALIRTQELGDEKIQIAGQMVELVENRSRQVEWHVEVFQACQAGSPETPTPTGSSSASASTASSITPVTMTPVAMTSKPSGGSVDKRRDDATPSSVDKSASGKRSRRQKNGGENRENANYGGVAEHHVEEVVVGTPKEKRAKTTSSSSSSKKKKRSKAKQEREVSPADLPIDPNEPTYCLCEQVSYGEMIGCDNDECPIEWFHFSCVGLHHKPKGKWYCPKCRGENEKTMDKALERSKKERAYNR from the exons ATGTTGAACCCCGCCAACGGGGATCCAGTACACGTTGTAACAAGATATGTCGAAGAGTATTTGGATTTGGTGGAATCGTTGCCCCTTGACTTACAAAGATGCGTGTCTGTGATGAGAGAAATCGACGCAAAATATCAAG agaTCCTGAGGGAGCTGGACGAGGCTTACGAGAAGCACCGGCAGGAGAACGACCCGGCCCAGAGGCGAAGGCTGCTGCACACCATACAGCGTGCGCTGATCCGCACCCAGGAGCTGGGTGACGAGAAGATCCAGATCGCGGGCCAGATGGTGGAGCTGGTGGAGAACCGCTCGCGGCAGGTGGAGTGGCACGTGGAGGTGTTCCAGGCCTGCCAGGCCGGCTCGCCCGAGACGCCCACCCCCACGGGTTCCTCCTCCGCCTCGGCGTCCACCGCCTCCTCCATCACCCCCGTCACCATGACGCCCGTGGCCATGACGTCCAAGCCCAGCGGCGGCAGCGTGGACAAGCGGCGTGACGACGCCACCCCCAGCTCCGTGGACAAGTCAGCTAGCGGGAAGCGCTCGCGGCGGCAGAAGAACGGCGGGGAGAACCGGGAGAATGCCAACTACGGAGGGGTGGCGGAGCACcacgtggaggaggtggtggtgggcacGCCGAAAGAGAAGAGGGCCAAGACCACCTCGTCGTCCTCCTCGtccaagaagaagaaaaggtCCAAGGCCAAGCAGGAGCGGGAGGTGTCACCCGCCGACCTGCCAATCGACCCCAACGAGCCCACCTACTGCCTGTGCGAGCAGGTGTCCTACGGGGAGATGATCGGCTGCGATAACGACGAATGCCCCATCGAGTGGTTCCACTTCTCCTGTGTGGGCCTGCACCACAAGCCCAAGGGGAAGTGGTACTGCCCCAAGTGCCGCGGCGAGAACGAAAAGACTATGGACAAGGCCCTGGAGAGGTCCAAAAAGGAACGGGCTTACAACAGGTAG